The Drosophila biarmipes strain raj3 chromosome X, RU_DBia_V1.1, whole genome shotgun sequence genome includes the window TCAGGATCTACACTATGGCATATATGTATGAACTTGGTTTCTTGTTTTCAGACATGTATGGACATTTGTTTACAACGTTTTTACGGAAATTTTTGCTCTAGGAAGGTCAGTTGTGTATGGTCCAGCTCCGGACGCCGCACATTTGTATTCGTATAGGGACTAACACTCCTTTGGAGCGGAGTAGCTGAGCTGCGGCGATGCTATTGTTGTTTACCCTCGACGACGCGCGCACGCTCAACTTACATAATGTCGGATCGGTTGGGATCGCCTCAGATCGTTTGTTGTGGTTCGGCGgagtggaggaggaggaatcCCAGAGCTCCCCGGAACAACTCGCGGCCGCTAGAACCCGTTGAATGCGTTGAGTTCGCCGCGGGGTCAGCGCATTCTCTCCGGGATTCGGCGGGTGGAGTGGCGCACAGCTTCCGTGCGAGTCTCGAAGCTTGGCTGGCCACTTATTTGCGAATAATTCGAATAATATTGTGATTAAACTAATGCACTAAAGTCAACTCAATGTCATAGATAGAGCTGTAAAAAAATCGATGGTCCTATCGATAATGTCGACTGTCGGGCCCGACACAGGTATCGATATTTTCACACTACCGTCGCTAGCTTAGCCGTGTCACCCACCGCCGTAGCGCGCACGCAAACCATCTTTTAATGCCAATTGGATTCTGTTTTAGCGgcaattcaaaaccaaaaatattaaataattaatcatTGTAAATTAAGTATtgtattgaattttttttaaaatatttaaagattatatacggattttattatttgaattgATAgctaaaatacaaaaaaaactgGTCACTTTGCCCATTGATTCTATGGCGCCAAAATCGATGTTTGTTAACTTAAAGCTACCAGTATGCAAATATAAGCATACAACCAAGATGGATAATATATATGCGCCGTGTGAAAACCCCGAAGCTCTGCAGGTGAGCCTACGTCTATAATGAAAATGGTTCTCACTATCTAAAGATTCCGGAGGCACTAGAAAATCCGGTCTGAACTCAAGTTCTGAGCTAGCTTGAAAATGTGCTCTCAGtgaagtaaaagtaaaaagtctACGACGACTGGATACACTTCAGCTCTAATTACAAttcataataattaataataacaataacgaACCATTCCGACACGAAAAAAAACCAGCTCACGGCAAAAGTAATCACCTTTTCACTGGACTCCGTCGCTGAGTGCTTAGACTCAGAGCTATGGCTCTCCGATCTTTCACCTTAGGTAGTGTGCTACACTTCTGAAAGGCATCAGTTCAGAAAACCCATTGCGCTGATTCAGACCCAAAGCTATGGTGCTCCGATCTTCTATTGCATTGTACCTCTGCGGAGTGTTATTATCCAGATGCTGGGCGAGTAAGTCATGTTTTATTGGCATTATAGTTTTTGTGTAGAGTAAATATGAGTTACATTTCATTTTGGATAAAATTAACAACTTTAAATAcggattttttatgaaaacgATGCATTAATATATCGGGAAAAGCAAAACTGGTTTCCGATGTCATTTATTACAATCAAAATCTAGTTTTCATAGCATAAACATGGGTAAATGGGTAAAACCAAGCAATTATTTTCGTTCATATTTTCAAAACTAGTCATGGGATTTTTCAAAAACTGATTTACAATACAAAAACTATTTCCTGGTGCGTTACATTCCTTATTCCTATCGTGggtttcatataactaatactTTAATTAAGACCCTATTTTAAGAACATGTTTTATATCTCTTTCAGAGCCCAAGCTGCACTTCGGCAGCTGTCGAGGATCGGGCCAGTGCCGCCTCGCTGAGGACTGCCTGGCGGAGCCGGGTTTTGTCCAATCCGAGGACTCCTCCGAGTGCTTCAACACGGTCTGCTGCGTAAGGCGCCAGACGGAGTACTCGCAGTCGGTTGAGAACTACTGCCGCCACGACCTGAAGCCGCACATTTCGAATGGCGAGGTCACCAAGGTCCGGGAGTTCCCTTGGATGGCCATGTTGCTGTACGGCCACATGCTGGAGCCCAAGTGCGGCGGCTCCCTGGTGAGCCACAGGTGGGTCCTGACCGCCGCCCATTGTGTGCCGCGGCATGACTACGACAAGCAACTGCGTCTCGTTCGCCTGGGGGTGTGGGATGTGCGGCAGGCGGGGGACTGCCAGGGGCTGGCGGACTGCGCACCGCCTCCCCAGGACTTTCCCATTGCGAGGAGCATAGTTCACGAGCTGTACCGACCCGCCGAGTCGACGGGCACCAGCCTGGAGAAGCACACCCACGACATtgccctgctgctgctcaccCGGAACGTCACCTACTCGGAGTTCGTGCAGCCCATCTGCCTGCCCTCGCTGAGCAGTCCCGCGCGCGGGGATGGCTATGTGGACTACAGCCTGACCATCGCCGGATGGGGTCGCACCAGCGAACTGACCCCGGACACCAGTCCTGTGAAGATCAAGGCCCGGGTAAGTGGCTGGTCGCGGGACAGATGCAAGAAGCTCTACAAGGACGTGGGAGAGGGCCAGATGTGCGCCGGCGGCGGTGCCTCCAGGAAGGGCAGCTGCTTCGGCGACTCCGGCGGCCCGGTGATGGACGGCAAACGGCTGGTGGGCATCGTCTCGCTGGGCGAGTCCAGGTGCGGGTCCGACCGGGGACCCATGGTCGTCACGCGGGTGGAGTCCTACGTCGCCTGGCTGGAGCACCACCTGCTGGCGCCCCCCACGAAGACCAAGCCCGCACAACTTTTCAACACTTTCATTAGGAAAGTTTTCAGCTAGTGTGTGGGATTGGAAAGTCTTTGCAACAAATCAAAATCTGTGCCAACACATGGGTCTCTTAGTACTTCTTTATTAGTACTTATTAGTACttcttacaatttttttataaatgtattcttaattttttaaaactttagccaattttaaataataaatgtaatcaATTAACCGATAAATTGTATAATTGCACCGCAAACAATTATGTTTTGATGAAAATCCGCATAAATTTGGTTAGttcgaaaattatattttcgaaatatgGGTTTGAAATTGTCCTTCTCGCTCTCACCCACAGTTCTGCTAACTTAACATCTAGCTTTTTCGCTCTCATTCGTTTCTGGAGTGTTTTTAAGAGTGAGAAAAAAATAGATACATTACATTGTTTAGTAAAAACAATACGATTATGGTAATACTCTATAATTAAAAGTTGAAGTCATAGTTCAGCCCGGTTTTGCCCAAAATCAATCCATTTGAAATGCCAGCTTAAAGGTAACGCTTTTATTGCCCACAAAGAGGTATTTTTCCGGACACTGCCTTGGGTCCAACTCTGGGCTTCCACGAGGACCGAGTCTAGGCCACTGAACTGCACAGCCCGCAGTTGCTCACCGGGCACATCTTCATCTCGACATCCTCGCCCACCCGCACCACGGCGGCCATGCCATTCTCCGAGTGCGGGGAGATGTGGCAGTGGAACATCCAGTAGCCGGGGCTGTTGGAGTAGAACCGGAATATCGTGTAGCCGAAGGCGGGCACTTGCACCGAGTCCTTCAGCGGAGCACCCTTTCCGCGTCGCGGCAGCGGGGTCTTCTTGTCGATCTGCTCGATCTGGCCGATCTTCTGCTCCCCCAGCACCCCCATGCCGACCACCCGGAATGTGTAGCCATGCAGGTGGATCGGATGCGGCGTCTTCGAGAGGCTGGAGACGACGAACTCCACCTGCTGGTTGGCCGGCACCTGGATGACGTTGGAGCACTGGCAGTGGCGCTGGCGGCAATTGAAGCCCAGGTCCGCCTGCTGGGAGCGATTGCAGAAGAACTGGCCCACGCCCAGATTGCGGGTCTGCAGCAGCGACATCTTGGGCATGTTGAAGCTGATGTCGTCCATTTGGAAGCGAAAGCCCTCGCCCTGGCGCACCTCGAAGGCGTTCATGCTGGTGTAGAAGGTCACCGCCGGCGGCACTTCCGGTTCCGGTCGCTGGGCATTGAGGGTGGCCAGGGATATGCTGCTGCCCCCCGCCTCGTCGCCCAGCTCGTTCAGGGTCTTCCCGGGCGCATCGTAGGCGTAGCTCAGAGTGTGCGGGTCCAGCTTGCGGGGATCTGCGTCCCGGTAGTGCAGCACCGCCTCCTGGTGCAGCTGGTTCTTGGCGCAGAAGCTGTAGCCCTTCACCCGGATCCAGTAGTTGGCCACCTCCTGGTTGGCGTGCAGCACGAAGTCAAAGCGCTCCGCGCCGTGGAACATGATCCGCTGCACCTCGACGGGCTCGATGTCGTTGCCATCGCTGGCGATCACTACCAGGTCGTGGTTGTCGATGCTCAGGCTGATGGGGCAGTTGGAGACGCCTGTGGAATGTTATAGATACTATTGAAAATCAGATACTTAATCTGTAAAATCTCATATTTataaaggtgtctaaaagtacgaaaaaatatattttaggccCAAAACTCTGAGGTTTTCTCGGCAAATTTTTCGACacctttataatttttttgagttGTTGTTCTTTAAACAAGAGGGTTCTCCCTTTGACTCACCATTGAAAATCACCCGGAAGCGGTAGCGCCCGCCCCTGACCACCGGAAAGTGGGCGTAGAGCGTCGGCTTGGCGGCCTTGACGCCCTTCTTCAGGTTCCTGCCCCGGCCGTTGATCAGGATGTTCTCGGCCACGCTCTCCACAAAGTTGTGCACCCAGTCCTGGATCATGATCACGTGCTCCGACATGTCGAAGTCGTACAGATGGGCATGTGGATTCAGCTTGGGTGGCATTCGCACCACCAGCGGTCCCGCCAAGCCAAAGGCCCTCTGGTGCTCCGTGTGGCTGTGCCACCAGTTGGTGCCGCCGTGATCCACCTCGAAGCGGTAACGAAAGGCCTGGCCCGCCTCGATCGGGTACTGGGTCACGTGGGGCACCCCGTCCATGAACGGCGTCAGCCGCTGGTGCATCCCGTGCCAGTGGATGGTCGTCGTCTCGTGCATGCTGTTGATCACGTCCGCCACCACGGTGTCGCCGTGACACACCTCGATGCTCATCCCGGGCAGTTGGCCATTGACCACCATCACCTCGCTCTCCAGTCCGTCGGCGTACTTGCAGTCGTCGTTCGCCGCCAGCTGGTCCGCCAGGGTGATGCCGTCCACGTACTCCTTGCCATTCAGCTTGAAGCGGAACTTGGACTGCAATATGgcgaaaaataagaaatgttGAAAGTCAGGATACTGAAATGTCGCTAGGACTTCGAAAACCTTTAGaaaggtgtccaaaagtatgccataatatatttttaattaaaaagtcaaACATTCTTCTTCCAcggcatacttttgggcaccTTTATAAGAGATTTGAAAACAGACTTTCACTTTCAGTGCTTTTCAGGCTTCTCTCCACCCCGATCTCACCTGGAGGTACCGCTTGCAGGTCTCCGCCATCGTATCGTCGTAGTGCACCACCATGTAGTAGTAGCAGGTCATCGGCTGGTTATCCGCACAGTCGCGTCTGCATGGATGTCGCATATTGTCCTTCTCGGCCGCCCGCCACTGCGAGGACTCGCCTGCGCCTGAGGACAGCTGGGGATACATCTGCATTATGCGCTCATACTTGCTCACAATCCGCTTCCCGCTGGCATCTACCGTTGTTATTGCCAAATTGATAAGAATACGTTTGTTGATTTATTTAGTAAGTTTTTACATTCTAAAAACAAAGTTCCAAAAGGATATTCTCCTGAGGAATGtcaaaaaatcttaaatgtATCCATTCTGATGATGTATTTATCTTTGTATtgtaatttattgtttaaacAGTTTTGGAGTAGATCAAGATTGTAGTTATACAAAAATCCGTtgcaaataattttgaaatctTTTTCTACATAAATGGGTATGTTAACTCGTTATTTATCCAGGTTCCGGAAGTGTGGTTTTTCAACTACGGTTAAGCACCTTGAATTCCGTATATTTGCACGCTTATGAGGCACAAAGTGAAGACCAGTGTCTGCACCAAGTTGAATTTCATGCTCGCATCCAATCGATTTGTAAAAACAGAGTCACTATTGTATTTGGaataccaaattttcgacgCCTTTGTGGCTGTGCCAGAGGGCCAAATGGGACTGTTAAGGGGCATCCGTCATAGGTTACCTTTTTGTAAGCAACTCCGCCGGGGAGTCTGTAAAAATTACCCGGAATCGGTTGCTTGTCGCCCGTTGTCGAACAACTCGTAGTGGTTAATTGAAGATTGTGGGGCTGACAAGCCGCTGGAAGAACTGAAGATGCCGATTACTGACGTAAGTACATGAATAATTTCCCGTGTTCCATCCACTACTGTTGGCGAAAATGGTTTGCGAATTAAACAGTGTGCCATTGGCCCACTTTTTAAATTGGTCGAAAATTGGCGAGTTTAAAATTAAGACaccgaaaatatttagatttttgAGAACCTATTTACCTAAAAACCATAATTATGAAGATTATGAAAACTTTATAAGTGCAACACTGCCTTGCTACAATAcactatttttaaatgactTCCCTCACTCCTAATTTCCAAACAGAGAAATCCCAAAGCGCGCGTTTTTctttgtacatttttaaattcgaaTCAAGCAGTGTTGCACAACGCGTAAAATGCAGGGTTGACAACTGGCCAGCTGGGCCACTGTTAGATTTAAAAAGTGCTGAGTTTCGAACGAGTTCCTCTTCAGACATACGCAAAACTTGTTTTCGGAAGGTGGAAAGGCATCCCAACCAGTATTGGCCGTTATCACCCGTACTTTTGCCCCCCATTTGCACatagaatttatatttatcttGCTTTTTGATACGGCGATGGGGAATGGGGCAAAAACAAGCAGCAAGAGTTGTCAACGTAGattaaacatttcaatttctgTACTGACGCTAATCAGAACGACGATTGCCCACCAGCCGAGAGTTCAGAACTTTTGCCACTGTCATCAAGGGGCCCA containing:
- the LOC108023348 gene encoding uncharacterized protein LOC108023348 isoform X3, giving the protein MPLNSPIWPSGTATKASKIWYSKYNSDSVFTNRLDASMKFNLVQTLVFTLCLISVQIYGIQDASGKRIVSKYERIMQMYPQLSSGAGESSQWRAAEKDNMRHPCRRDCADNQPMTCYYYMVVHYDDTMAETCKRYLQSKFRFKLNGKEYVDGITLADQLAANDDCKYADGLESEVMVVNGQLPGMSIEVCHGDTVVADVINSMHETTTIHWHGMHQRLTPFMDGVPHVTQYPIEAGQAFRYRFEVDHGGTNWWHSHTEHQRAFGLAGPLVVRMPPKLNPHAHLYDFDMSEHVIMIQDWVHNFVESVAENILINGRGRNLKKGVKAAKPTLYAHFPVVRGGRYRFRVIFNVSITFHRRLQLPHQPEHRQPRPGSDRQRWQRHRARRGAADHVPRRGAL
- the LOC108023348 gene encoding uncharacterized protein LOC108023348 isoform X1, producing MPLNSPIWPSGTATKASKIWYSKYNSDSVFTNRLDASMKFNLVQTLVFTLCLISVQIYGIQDASGKRIVSKYERIMQMYPQLSSGAGESSQWRAAEKDNMRHPCRRDCADNQPMTCYYYMVVHYDDTMAETCKRYLQSKFRFKLNGKEYVDGITLADQLAANDDCKYADGLESEVMVVNGQLPGMSIEVCHGDTVVADVINSMHETTTIHWHGMHQRLTPFMDGVPHVTQYPIEAGQAFRYRFEVDHGGTNWWHSHTEHQRAFGLAGPLVVRMPPKLNPHAHLYDFDMSEHVIMIQDWVHNFVESVAENILINGRGRNLKKGVKAAKPTLYAHFPVVRGGRYRFRVIFNGVSNCPISLSIDNHDLVVIASDGNDIEPVEVQRIMFHGAERFDFVLHANQEVANYWIRVKGYSFCAKNQLHQEAVLHYRDADPRKLDPHTLSYAYDAPGKTLNELGDEAGGSSISLATLNAQRPEPEVPPAVTFYTSMNAFEVRQGEGFRFQMDDISFNMPKMSLLQTRNLGVGQFFCNRSQQADLGFNCRQRHCQCSNVIQVPANQQVEFVVSSLSKTPHPIHLHGYTFRVVGMGVLGEQKIGQIEQIDKKTPLPRRGKGAPLKDSVQVPAFGYTIFRFYSNSPGYWMFHCHISPHSENGMAAVVRVGEDVEMKMCPVSNCGLCSSVA
- the LOC108023348 gene encoding uncharacterized protein LOC108023348 isoform X2, with the protein product MQMYPQLSSGAGESSQWRAAEKDNMRHPCRRDCADNQPMTCYYYMVVHYDDTMAETCKRYLQSKFRFKLNGKEYVDGITLADQLAANDDCKYADGLESEVMVVNGQLPGMSIEVCHGDTVVADVINSMHETTTIHWHGMHQRLTPFMDGVPHVTQYPIEAGQAFRYRFEVDHGGTNWWHSHTEHQRAFGLAGPLVVRMPPKLNPHAHLYDFDMSEHVIMIQDWVHNFVESVAENILINGRGRNLKKGVKAAKPTLYAHFPVVRGGRYRFRVIFNGVSNCPISLSIDNHDLVVIASDGNDIEPVEVQRIMFHGAERFDFVLHANQEVANYWIRVKGYSFCAKNQLHQEAVLHYRDADPRKLDPHTLSYAYDAPGKTLNELGDEAGGSSISLATLNAQRPEPEVPPAVTFYTSMNAFEVRQGEGFRFQMDDISFNMPKMSLLQTRNLGVGQFFCNRSQQADLGFNCRQRHCQCSNVIQVPANQQVEFVVSSLSKTPHPIHLHGYTFRVVGMGVLGEQKIGQIEQIDKKTPLPRRGKGAPLKDSVQVPAFGYTIFRFYSNSPGYWMFHCHISPHSENGMAAVVRVGEDVEMKMCPVSNCGLCSSVA
- the LOC108023256 gene encoding serine protease easter, coding for MVLRSSIALYLCGVLLSRCWAKPKLHFGSCRGSGQCRLAEDCLAEPGFVQSEDSSECFNTVCCVRRQTEYSQSVENYCRHDLKPHISNGEVTKVREFPWMAMLLYGHMLEPKCGGSLVSHRWVLTAAHCVPRHDYDKQLRLVRLGVWDVRQAGDCQGLADCAPPPQDFPIARSIVHELYRPAESTGTSLEKHTHDIALLLLTRNVTYSEFVQPICLPSLSSPARGDGYVDYSLTIAGWGRTSELTPDTSPVKIKARVSGWSRDRCKKLYKDVGEGQMCAGGGASRKGSCFGDSGGPVMDGKRLVGIVSLGESRCGSDRGPMVVTRVESYVAWLEHHLLAPPTKTKPAQLFNTFIRKVFS